The genome window GCTTTTTCGGCCGACGAAGCCGAGAAGATCGCCCGGGAAATGGGTGGGGATATTTTTGTTGTAAAAGCACAAATTCACGCGGGCGGACGCGGTAAAGGTGGCGGTGTAAAACTTGCCAAAAGCCCGAAAGAAGTGCGCGAACTGGCAGCCAAAATGCTCGGCATGCAGTTGGTTACCCACCAAACCGGACCAGAAGGTAAAACCGTTCACCGCGTGTTGATTGCATCCGGTGTGGATATCGAACGCGAATTGTATCTGGGCGTTGTGCTGGATCGTTCGGTTTCCAAACTGGTGATTATGGCTTCCACCGAAGGCGGTGTGGAAATTGAAAAAGTGGCTGAAGAATCGCCCGAACTGATTTTTAAAGAATATATTGAGCCGCAAACCGGTCTGCAGCCGTTTCAGGCACGCCGGCTGGCGTTCAAATTGGGATTGACCGGTGCACAAATCAAACATGGCACCAAATTTATCATGAGCTTGTACAAAGCGTTTGTGGAAACAGATGCATCGCTGGCGGAAATTAACCCGCTGGTGGTCACCAAATCCGGTGAAGTTGCGGCGCTGGACGCCAAAATCGGCTTCGACGATAACGCGCTGTATCGCCATCCGGATATCGCGGAAATGCGCGACACTAACGAGGAAGATCCGCTGGAAGTCCGCGCGAGCGAACACAACCTCAACTACATCAAACTGGACGGCAACGTTGGCTGTATGGTTAACGGTGCAGGTTTGGCGATGGCAACAATGGACATCATTAAACTGGCTGGCGGCGAACCGGCGAACTTTCTGGATGTCGGCGGCGGCGCAAATGTGGAAACCGTGCGCAACGGCTTCGAAATCATTTTGTCAGATCCGCATGTGAAAGCCGTGCTGGTGAACATTTTCGGCGGTATTGTGCGCTGCGATCGCGTGGCAAAAGGGATTATGGAAGCTGCAAAATCCATCGACATGAAAGTGCCGCTGGTGGTTCGTTTGGAAGGCACCAACGCCGTTGAAGCGCGCCAACTGCTTTCCGAATCTGATATGAATTTCGAAGTTGCCAGCTCCCTCGCGGAAGCGGCGGAAAAAGTGGTCGCTTTGATCAAATAAGCGAACTGCGCTCCAAACTATCGATGATAAAAATTTGAAAATAAGAGGTTTAAGAAATGAGCGTTATTGTTGATGATAAGAGCCGGATCGTGGTTCAGGGCATCACCGGAAAAGAAGGCTCGTTCCACACCCAGCAAATGCTGGACTACGGCACAAACGTGGTTGCCGGGGTAACGCCGGGCAAAGGCGGAACGAAATTTGAAGAAAAAGTGCCGATTTTCAACACTGTGAAAGATGCCGTTGAAGCCACCGGCGCTGATGTATCGGTGATTTTCGTGCCGCCGCCGTTTGCCGCGGACGCGATTTACGAAGCTGCAGATGCCGGTGTAAAATGGGTAATCTGCATCACAGAAGGCATTCCCGCACGTGATATGTTGAATGTTTACAATTATTTGCAGCGCACCAACACCCGCATGGTCGGACCGAACTGCCCGGGCGTTATTTCTCCCGGAAAATGCAAGGTTGGCATCATGCCCGCATTCATTCACAAAGAAGGCAGCGTTGGCGTGATCAGCCGTTCCGGCACGCTGACTTACGAAGCCGTGCACCAGCTCACCGAACTGGGTTTGGGACAATCGACCTGCATCGGTATCGGTGGCGATCCGGTGATCGGCACCCGCTACATCGATGCGCTGAAATTGTTCAAAGATGACCCGCAAACGGAAGCCGTCATCATGATCGGCGAAATCGGCGGAACCGCGGAAGAAGAAGCAGCAGCGTGGATCAAAGCCAATTTCAACAAACCGGTTGTGGCGTTTATCGCCGGACAAACCGCTCCTCCCGGAAAGCGCATGGGACATGCCGGCGCGATCATTTCCGGTGGCAAAGGCACCGCCGCAGAAAAAATGGCTGCGCTGAAAGCCGCGGGAATCGCAGTTTGCGACAGCCCGGCAGTGCTCGGCGAAACCGTCGCCAAAGTGCTGAAAAAATAACCGGATGTAACTTTTTTTATCCGGTTCGCGGACCGG of Calditrichia bacterium contains these proteins:
- the sucC gene encoding ADP-forming succinate--CoA ligase subunit beta, which gives rise to MNIHEYQAKEILKRYGVAVPGGQVAFSADEAEKIAREMGGDIFVVKAQIHAGGRGKGGGVKLAKSPKEVRELAAKMLGMQLVTHQTGPEGKTVHRVLIASGVDIERELYLGVVLDRSVSKLVIMASTEGGVEIEKVAEESPELIFKEYIEPQTGLQPFQARRLAFKLGLTGAQIKHGTKFIMSLYKAFVETDASLAEINPLVVTKSGEVAALDAKIGFDDNALYRHPDIAEMRDTNEEDPLEVRASEHNLNYIKLDGNVGCMVNGAGLAMATMDIIKLAGGEPANFLDVGGGANVETVRNGFEIILSDPHVKAVLVNIFGGIVRCDRVAKGIMEAAKSIDMKVPLVVRLEGTNAVEARQLLSESDMNFEVASSLAEAAEKVVALIK
- the sucD gene encoding succinate--CoA ligase subunit alpha is translated as MSVIVDDKSRIVVQGITGKEGSFHTQQMLDYGTNVVAGVTPGKGGTKFEEKVPIFNTVKDAVEATGADVSVIFVPPPFAADAIYEAADAGVKWVICITEGIPARDMLNVYNYLQRTNTRMVGPNCPGVISPGKCKVGIMPAFIHKEGSVGVISRSGTLTYEAVHQLTELGLGQSTCIGIGGDPVIGTRYIDALKLFKDDPQTEAVIMIGEIGGTAEEEAAAWIKANFNKPVVAFIAGQTAPPGKRMGHAGAIISGGKGTAAEKMAALKAAGIAVCDSPAVLGETVAKVLKK